The following coding sequences lie in one Mercenaria mercenaria strain notata chromosome 5, MADL_Memer_1, whole genome shotgun sequence genomic window:
- the LOC123559032 gene encoding methyltransferase-like protein 27 isoform X1, with translation MLMYNMTKMDSTPKKKTKTHWFCYNSAYYKVNRSGDERDEVEEKKTREFMAKYMANYRAHRKGMSPLEVADYYSHWAENMKYDEDLNSGTYNGPTIIADEVADCFPENRDKIKIIDIACGTGRVGDELAVYGFKLIDGLDPSDGMLKQCRNKGLYKNLYKEFCCDKTLPIEEDVYDCLVVSGGMGESHIPCSGILEMIRIVKPGGLILIVMRKEYLKYVGEYVDRLEPFFAKLERENKMEMIERREVTNYSFDRDGVVFKIKVKKSVI, from the exons ATGTTGATGTATAACATGACGAAGATGGACTCCACTCCCAAGAAGAAAACCAAAACCCATTGGTTTTGTTACAACAGTGCATATTACAAAGT TAACAGATCTGGAGACGAAAGAGATGAAGTAGAAGAGAAAAAGACCCGGGAATTCATGGCGAAATATATGGCAAACTATAGGGCCCATAGAAAGGGCATGTCACCACTGGAAGTGGCAGACTATTATTCACACTGGGCTGAAAATATGAAATACGATGAG GATTTGAATTCGGGAACATATAATGGACCAACAATCATAGCTGACGAGGTAGCTGATTGTTTTCCTGAAAATAGAGATAAGATTAAGATTATAGACATTGCCTGTGGGACTGGTCGTGTCGGAGACGAG CTGGCTGTTTATGGCTTTAAACTTATCGATGGCCTTGATCCTTCTGACGGGATGTTGAAACAGTGTAGAAACAAAGGCCTCTACAAAAACCTGTACAAAGAATTCTGCTGTGATAAAACATTACCAATAGAAGAAG ATGTATACGATTGTTTAGTAGTATCTGGAGGGATGGGAGAGAGTCACATACCATGTTCCGGAATACTCGAGATGATACGTATAGTGAAACCag GCGGACTAATTTTGATCGTGATGAGGAAGGAATATCTGAAGTATGTAGGAGAGTACGTTGATAGACTGGAACCTTTCTTTGCCAAACTTGAACGCGAAAACAAGATGGAAATGATCGAACGCAGGGAGGTGACGAACTATTCCTTTGACAGAGATGGCGttgtctttaaaataaaagtgAAGAAGAGTGTTATCTAA
- the LOC123559032 gene encoding methyltransferase-like protein 27 isoform X2, which translates to MSNRSGDERDEVEEKKTREFMAKYMANYRAHRKGMSPLEVADYYSHWAENMKYDEDLNSGTYNGPTIIADEVADCFPENRDKIKIIDIACGTGRVGDELAVYGFKLIDGLDPSDGMLKQCRNKGLYKNLYKEFCCDKTLPIEEDVYDCLVVSGGMGESHIPCSGILEMIRIVKPGGLILIVMRKEYLKYVGEYVDRLEPFFAKLERENKMEMIERREVTNYSFDRDGVVFKIKVKKSVI; encoded by the exons ATGAG TAACAGATCTGGAGACGAAAGAGATGAAGTAGAAGAGAAAAAGACCCGGGAATTCATGGCGAAATATATGGCAAACTATAGGGCCCATAGAAAGGGCATGTCACCACTGGAAGTGGCAGACTATTATTCACACTGGGCTGAAAATATGAAATACGATGAG GATTTGAATTCGGGAACATATAATGGACCAACAATCATAGCTGACGAGGTAGCTGATTGTTTTCCTGAAAATAGAGATAAGATTAAGATTATAGACATTGCCTGTGGGACTGGTCGTGTCGGAGACGAG CTGGCTGTTTATGGCTTTAAACTTATCGATGGCCTTGATCCTTCTGACGGGATGTTGAAACAGTGTAGAAACAAAGGCCTCTACAAAAACCTGTACAAAGAATTCTGCTGTGATAAAACATTACCAATAGAAGAAG ATGTATACGATTGTTTAGTAGTATCTGGAGGGATGGGAGAGAGTCACATACCATGTTCCGGAATACTCGAGATGATACGTATAGTGAAACCag GCGGACTAATTTTGATCGTGATGAGGAAGGAATATCTGAAGTATGTAGGAGAGTACGTTGATAGACTGGAACCTTTCTTTGCCAAACTTGAACGCGAAAACAAGATGGAAATGATCGAACGCAGGGAGGTGACGAACTATTCCTTTGACAGAGATGGCGttgtctttaaaataaaagtgAAGAAGAGTGTTATCTAA